From Anopheles arabiensis isolate DONGOLA chromosome 3, AaraD3, whole genome shotgun sequence, a single genomic window includes:
- the LOC120900792 gene encoding uncharacterized protein LOC120900792 yields MCRSMGWITLLLGLLCVVSQTRGQENHLTCGKRKVVSQYLIHNGIDAKAGHWPWHVALFHRKDAQYEYACGGSILDENTILTASHCVYTQSGVISISRVSVDVGRIHLNETSEYSQTHRVREIIVHPGFSKNSIVNDIALIKLSSNITMNKYVQPVCLWTMDNNQELIVGRNGTIVGFGVNEQDVVSEQLKQALIGVVDPLSCIADDRGVFGTHLTSDMFCGKGQKGVSACNGDSGGGMFFEIGGKWFVRGLVSFTPLGTEQCDSLKNTAYTDVAKYLEWIKPYIDQRVLSYDSDVLNIDYVEKLRLFNFETCGMKSSSYVKNGSTWTLPWLGFVGPWYDLNSRCTITLISEWYAVGPAHCLSTNSVDSIVIFGSDIHQSKTECFDRNGTIVCTHPSQARRIKRIIEHQKFGSNSYENNIALIELYSPVDTMQPNVKPICMPVTSELRTNAKTNLHVAMNASEEAAYTHKNTPVRFIESVECVRRYSEHKIELNLENNRFCTEVADQQDVHNCTSFQAGAPLQEMKMLNGTERYFLRGVELHGLVCDLQAPAIYFDAEAYLDWILYNMRENVLDTMDVFETVNKNQTLELEWNKLQQQPGKERLHLFNMDTCGLATDGLEIYEASTTLPWNGIIMNDANFTGEVPSTRSMVVLISEWYALAPRRSIENDVAWRYIMLGVQLNDCITSQCKTQQVVEIRNIILPPPNHPRQTFALIELLEPANLMNPYIRPICLPLMDQLHHHNPTEVGISINLGVVTVNKKLAVIDNPSCKHGLRQESYFIDFNEDSRQCAIEMTVEFKHMPVPSVLGSPLMMPVSYGGSTHYFLYGMDNNVPGEYNRSIFGPYLFDTVQSADLEWVVENVREHERPTSLPSTLTNGRVNLKPVQQASKSSLFNFNTCGKSSSNFPMPWVGKRLSNAPLFNESSCLVTLISDRYVVGPADCFEEDSQKFVLVFGDTNETAFKECFKTKNYESCIHPTQRVAIQRVFLHPQYNQTNRANDIALIQLATPVDTSRPNVRPICLPIIDTVRSYTISSLVMESSNFTITKVDDRYIDPVECQKRWQGLRASFTVDRSMHCVVVKRTQEDTCLRTLHGASLHSLQTIQSSDRHFLRGFSVIPSTECITYYPVVYINTDAYLDWILETMEQPGLSFDLHQVLIFSDK; encoded by the exons ATGTGTCGTTCAATGGGATGGATTACCTTACTGCTTGGcctgctgtgtgttgtgtcgcAAACACGTGGACAGGAAAACCATTTAACGTGTGGTAAACGTAAAGTAGTGTCGCAATATCTCATCCACAATGGCATCGACGCTAAGGCTGGACACTGGCCGTGGCATGTGGCTCTTTTCCATCGAAAGGATGCACAGTACGAATACGCCTGCGGTGGCTCCATCCTGGATGAGAACACCATTCTTACAG CATCTCATTGTGTGTATACCCAAAGCGGTGTGATTTCGATATCGCGAGTGTCGGTGGATGTGGGACGAATCCATCTCAACGAAACAAGCGAATACTCACAGACGCACCGTGTGCGAGAGATAATAGTTCACCCGGGATTTAGCAAAAACAGTATCGTCAACGATATTGCTCTGATCAAGCTGAGTTCGAACATCACGATGAACAAGTACGTGCAACCGGTCTGTCTGTGGACCATGGACAACAATCAGGAGTTGATCGTGGGTAGAAACGGAACCATCGTTGGATTTGGTGTGAATGAACAGGACGTTGTGTCGGAGCAGCTGAAACAGGCATTGATTGGTGTGGTGGATCCGTTGAGTTGCATTGCAGACGATCGGGGGGTGTTCGGAACTCACCTGACGTCGGACATGTTTTGTGGTAAAGGGCAGAAGGGTGTGAGTGCGTGCAATGGAGATAGCGGCGGCGGAATGTTCTTCGAGATCGGTGGTAAATGGTTCGTGAGGGGTCTGGTGTCGTTCACACCCCTGGGTACCGAGCAGTGCGATTCGCTCAAGAACACGGCCTACACTGATGTGGCCAAGTATCTGGAATGGATTAAACCGTACATTGATCAGCGTGTGCTTTCGTACGATAGTGACGTGCTGAATATAGACTATGTGGAGAAACTACGATTATTCAACTTCGAAACGTGCGGCAtgaaatcatcatcatatGTTAAGAATGGTAGCACTTGGACACTACCATGGCTTGGATTCGTCGGACCATGGTACGATTTAAATTCTAGGTGTACAATTACGCTCATTAGCGAGTGGTATGCAGTTGGACCTGCCCATTGTTTGAGCACCAATAGTGTCGA TTCGATCGTTATCTTCGGTAGCGACATACATCAGTCAAAGACGGAATGCTTCGATCGCAATGGGACGATCGTATGTACCCATCCTTCACAAGCACGGCGAATTAAACGAATCATCGAACATCAAAAGTTCGGCTCGAACagttatgaaaataatattgcACTGATCGAGTTATACAGCCCCGTAGACACCATGCAGCCGAATGTGAAGCCTATCTGTATGCCCGTAACGTCTGAGCTGCGAACGAACGCCAAGACTAACTTACACGTGGCGATGAATGCAAGTGAAGAAGCTGCATACACGCACAAAAACACGCCCGTTCGTTTTATCGAGTCCGTAGAGTGTGTGAGACGGTACTCAGAACATAAGATTGAATTAAATCTGGAAAACAACCGGTTCTGTACAGAGGTAGCAGATCAACAGGACGTGCATAATTGTACTTCTTTTCAAGCGGGGGCACCGCTTCAGGAAATGAAGATgttgaacggaacggagcgaTACTTTTTGCGAGGAGTTGAGCTACACGGGTTGGTCTGTGATTTGCAGGCACCGGCGATTTACTTCGATGCGGAAGCTTATCTTGACTGGATACTGTACAACATGAGGGAGAACGTGCTAGATACAATGGATGTGTTTGAAACTGTTAATAAGAATCAAACGCTTGAGTTGGAATGGAAcaagttgcagcagcagccgggaaAGGAACGGTTGCATCTGTTCAATATGGACACCTGTGGTTTAGCCACCGATGGTTTAGAGATATATGAAGCTTCAACGACCCTTCCTTGGAACGGGATCATTATGAATGATGCAAATTTCACCGGTGAGGTTCCTTCGACGCGAAGCATGGTAGTGCTGATAAGCGAATGGTATGCTTTGGCCCCAAGGCGTAGTATAGAGAACGATGTTGCTTG GCGATATATTATGCTTGGAGTTCAACTCAATGACTGCATCACTAGCCAATGCAAAACACAGCAGGTGGTGGAAATCAGGAACATTATCCTCCCGCCACCTAACCATCCGAGACAGACGTTTGCACTGATAGAGCTTCTGGAGCCTGCGAATCTAATGAATCCCTACATCAGGCCAATATGTTTGCCCCTAATGGATCAGTTGCATCATCATAATCCCACAGAAGTTGGGATATCAATTAATCTTGGTGTTGTAACAGTGAACAAGAAGCTAGCAGTGATTGACAACCCTTCCTGCAAGCATGGACTACGGCAGGAGAGTTATTTTATCGACTTTAACGAGGATTCTCGACAGTGTGCAATCGAGATGACAGTTGAGTTCAAACACATGCCTGTACCTTCCGTCTTGGGCAGTCCCTTAATGATGCCTGTATCGTACGGAGGAAGTACGCACTATTTTCTGTACGGTATGGATAATAATGTGCCAGGTGAATACAATCGATCAATCTTTGGTCCGTATTTGTTTGACACGGTTCAGTCGGCCGATCTCGAATGGGTAGTAGAGAATGTACGGGAGCATGAACGTCCGACGTCACTTCCCAGCACACTGACGAATGGACGTGTGAACTTGAAGCCTGTACAGCAAGCTTCCAAGAGCAGTTTGTTTAACTTTAACACGTGCGGTAAATCATCCAGCAACTTTCCAATGCCATGGGTCGGGAAACGCCTCTCAAATGCTCCATTATTTAACGAAAGTAGTTGTTTGGTTACGCTGATAAGCGACAGGTATGTGGTTGGTCCAGCAGATTGTTTCGAAGAAGATAGTCAAAA GTTCGTTTTAGTGTTCGGAGATACCAATGAAACAGCCTTCAAAGAGTGTTTTAAGACCAAAAACTATGAATCGTGCATTCATCCAACTCAGCGAGTAGCAATCCAGAGGGTCTTTCTGCATCCACAGTATAACCAAACGAATCGTGCCAATGATATTGCATTGATTCAACTGGCCACTCCTGTCGATACAAGTCGTCCGAATGTGAGGCCCATCTGCTTACCGATCATCGATACCGTTCGCAGTTACACCATTTCAAGCCTCGTAATGGAGTCTTCTAATTTTACAATTACTAAAGTGGATGATAGGTACATCGACCCGGTGGAATGTCAAAAACGGTGGCAAGGTTTGAGGGCTAGCTTCACCGTAGACAGATCAATGCATTGTGTCGTTGTCAAAAGAACACAGGAAGATACGTGTCTCCGTACACTTCATGGTGCATCGCTCCACTCACTTCAGACAATACAATCGAGTGACAGACACTTTCTGCGCGGCTTTTCTGTAATCCCTTCAACAGAATGCATCACTTATTATCCAGTAGTTTATATAAATACCGATGCCTATCTGGATTGGATACTGGAAACAATGGAGCAGCCAGGTCTCTCATTCGATCTGCACCAGGTTCTGATTTTTAGTGacaaataa
- the LOC120900795 gene encoding serine protease 53-like — MENFVSHRAIMYHSMEWLPLLLGLLYVGSQTRAQENHLTCGKRTVTTEYLIHDGMDTKAGFWPWHVAIFHEQTGKMHYKCGGSIIDENTILTASHCVYTQSGVISISRVSVDVGRIHLNESSEYTQTHRVREIIVHPGFSKNSIVNDIALIKLSSNITMNKYVQPVCLWTMDSNQELIVGRNGTIVGFGYNEQDIVSDQLKQALIGVEDPFSCIADDRGVFGTHLTSDMFCGKGQKGVSACNGDSGGGMFFEIGGKWFVRGLVSFTPARLSTALCDPLKNTAYTDVAKYLEWIKPYIDERVLTYGSDLFDVDYVEKLRLFNFQTCGLKSPVYAKNGTGWTLPWIGLVIPLGEASYKCVVTLISEWYAVGPAHCFENDGVKSTVVLGFAFESSSIECFESHGSAVCTHPVQMRQIQRIIVHPKFNINNSTDNIVLIELLSPADTTQPNVKPICLPVTSELRTREPSSLSVPTKFGRTIELKSIPVHYMEAAECMRQYTQRQIVLELGNKRICAELVNKQDSLTCRALEAGAPLQETKTFNGTDRHFLWGFELHGSACNVHPPPVYIDIEAYLDWILYNMRYNVLETTDSDKITKNQRIARIRVEQAAAAAGKGKVTSFQYGHLRHSQSPLSDK, encoded by the exons ATGGAAAATTTTGTATCACATCGTGCAATTATGTATCATTCAATGGAATGGCTCCCTCTACTGCTTGGCTTGCTGTACGTCGGATCGCAAACACGCGCACAGGAGAACCATTTAACGTGTGGTAAACGCACAGTGACGACGGAATACCTCATTCACGATGGCATGGACACTAAGGCAGGTTTTTGGCCGTGGCATGTGGCTATCTTTCACGAACAGACTGGAAAGATGCACTACAAATGCGGTGGATCCATCATCGACGAGAACACCATTCTTACAG cTTCTCATTGTGTGTATACCCAAAGCGGTGTGATTTCGATATCGCGAGTGTCGGTGGATGTGGGACGAATTCATCTAAACGAATCAAGCGAATACACGCAGACGCACCGTGTGCGAGAGATAATAGTTCATCCGGGATTTAGCAAAAACAGTATCGTCAACGATATTGCTCTGATCAAGCTGAGTTCGAACATCACGATGAACAAGTACGTGCAACCGGTCTGTCTGTGGACCATGGACAGCAATCAGGAGTTGATCGTGGGTAGAAACGGAACCATCGTTGGATTCGGATACAACGAACAGGACATTGTGTCGGATCAGCTGAAACAGGCATTGATTGGTGTGGAGGATCCGTTTAGTTGCATTGCAGACGATCGGGGGGTGTTCGGAACTCACCTGACGTCGGACATGTTTTGTGGTAAAGGGCAGAAGGGTGTGAGTGCGTGCAATGGAGATAGCGGCGGCGGAATGTTCTTCGAGATCGGTGGTAAATGGTTCGTGAGGGGTCTGGTGTCGTTTACTCCAGCACGCTTAAGTACAGCACTGTGCGATCCGCTGAAGAACACGGCTTACACGGATGTGGCCAAGTATCTGGAATGGATTAAACCGTACATTGATGAGCGAGTGCTTACGTATGGGAGTGATTTGTTCGATGTAGACTATGTGGAGAAACTACGATTATTCAACTTCCAAACTTGCGGTTTGAAGTCACCTGTTTATGCTAAAAATGGTACTGGTTGGACACTACCGTGGATTGGTTTGGTCATACCACTTGGTGAAGCTTCATATAAGTGTGTTGTTACACTAATAAGCGAGTGGTACGCGGTTGGGCCAGCACATTGTTTCGAAAACGATGGTGTCAA GTCGACCGTTGTACTAGGTTTCGCATTTGAGTCGTCGAGCATAGAATGTTTCGAAAGTCATGGGTCCGCCGTCTGTACACATCCAGTACAAATGCGACAAATTCAAAGGATCATAGTACACCCGAAGTTCAACATTAACAATTCTACGGACAATATCGTACTGATCGAGTTGTTGAGCCCGGCAGACACCACACAACCGAATGTGAAGCCCATCTGCCTACCTGTAACATCCGAGCTTCGAACGAGAGAACCGAGTAGCTTAAGTGTGCCAACAAAGTTTGGGAGAACAATCGAACTTAAAAGCATACCCGTGCACTACATGGAGGCTGCCGAGTGTATGCGACAGTACACTCAACGGCAGATTGTGCTTGAGTTGGGAAACAAACGGATCTGTGCAGAACTGGTGAACAAGCAGGATTCGCTTACATGTAGAGCGCTGGAAGCGGGTGCCCCGCTCCAGGAAACGAAGACATTCAATGGTACGGACCGACACTTTCTGTGGGGGTTTGAGCTACATGGGTCGGCCTGTAATGTGCATCCACCGCCCGTGTACATCGATATCGAAGCTTATCTTGACTGGATACTGTACAACATGAGGTACAACGTGCTAGAAACAACAGATTCGgataaaatcacaaaaaaccAAAGAATTGCTCGAATCCGAGTGGAgcaagctgcagcagcagccgggaaAGGAAAGGTTACGTCTTTTCAATATGGACACCTGCGGCATAGTCAGTCCCCATTATCAGATAAATAA